In the genome of Pelobacter seleniigenes DSM 18267, one region contains:
- a CDS encoding sigma-54 interaction domain-containing protein: MLDSQQFSEIIASVGTGGAIIGPTGSVIWAWGSLAAHYLPEQELPLTCPRLNAAVRLVLNRGESQFVTALEKDLADQMAWLGPQEMPDGRGVLIVLMENRPLQQLTRENDAIIDCSSDGLFVCDGKGFILRVNPASARINNAPPDRLIGRHYLDVAADGLVILPSAALEAIKNRAQVSLLQENRYGRKLISTGTPVFDDNNELIRVVVSEKDITEIDRLQHELEEQQALGNQFRHQVRELQQQQLADLAIIAESPSMIKTLQQALKLSEVDSTVLLLGESGVGKGLIADLIHKNSTRAGQPIIKLNCGAIPESLIEAELFGYEKGAFTGAVGNKPGYLELADGGTIFLDEIAELPQGSQVKLLRFMEDGQVTRLGSTKSRRVNVRILAATNRDLELMIRQGQFRTDLYYRLSVIPINIPPLRERRDCLVPLINSFITRFAERIGKPKRLTPAAIDVLCQYNYPGNVRELMNICERLVVMAEGELIDVDELPQTVIAQNENSVGIFLTEWPREMTMEQIVESVERHVILKTAQRFHKQLDIAAELGMSQPTVARKLHKYGIDLHTLLYQR; the protein is encoded by the coding sequence GTGCTGGATTCTCAACAGTTTTCTGAAATCATTGCTTCCGTCGGTACCGGTGGCGCGATCATCGGTCCGACCGGCAGCGTTATATGGGCCTGGGGATCGCTGGCAGCGCATTACCTTCCCGAGCAGGAATTACCGCTGACCTGCCCTCGTCTCAACGCTGCTGTGCGGCTGGTCCTCAACCGCGGTGAAAGCCAGTTTGTCACCGCCCTGGAAAAGGATCTGGCCGATCAAATGGCCTGGCTCGGACCGCAGGAGATGCCGGACGGCCGCGGCGTGCTGATCGTCCTGATGGAGAACCGGCCGTTGCAGCAGCTGACCCGGGAAAATGACGCCATTATCGACTGCTCCTCCGACGGCCTCTTTGTCTGTGACGGAAAAGGTTTTATCTTACGGGTCAACCCTGCTTCCGCCCGCATCAACAACGCTCCTCCCGATCGACTGATCGGACGACATTATCTCGATGTTGCCGCCGATGGGCTGGTCATCCTCCCGTCAGCTGCCCTGGAAGCCATTAAAAACCGTGCCCAGGTCAGCCTGCTGCAGGAAAACCGCTACGGTCGCAAACTGATTTCCACGGGCACCCCGGTTTTCGACGATAACAACGAACTGATCCGCGTGGTGGTCAGTGAAAAGGACATCACCGAAATCGACCGCCTGCAACACGAGTTGGAAGAACAGCAGGCTCTCGGCAACCAGTTCCGCCATCAGGTGCGGGAACTCCAGCAGCAGCAGCTGGCCGACCTGGCGATCATTGCCGAAAGTCCGAGCATGATCAAAACCCTCCAGCAAGCGCTCAAGCTCAGTGAAGTCGACTCAACGGTCCTGCTGCTGGGGGAATCCGGTGTCGGCAAGGGACTGATCGCGGACCTTATTCATAAGAACTCCACCCGCGCCGGGCAACCGATCATCAAGCTGAACTGCGGCGCCATCCCGGAGTCGCTCATCGAAGCCGAGCTGTTCGGCTATGAAAAAGGGGCCTTCACCGGTGCGGTGGGCAACAAGCCGGGCTATCTGGAACTGGCCGACGGCGGCACCATCTTCCTTGACGAAATCGCCGAGCTGCCGCAGGGCTCGCAGGTTAAACTGTTACGGTTCATGGAGGACGGCCAGGTTACCCGCCTCGGCAGCACCAAAAGCAGGCGGGTCAATGTGCGGATTCTCGCCGCGACCAATCGCGACCTCGAACTGATGATCCGCCAGGGACAGTTTCGAACCGATCTCTACTACCGGCTCAGTGTCATCCCTATCAACATTCCTCCCTTGCGCGAACGGCGCGACTGCCTGGTTCCATTGATCAACAGTTTCATTACCCGTTTCGCCGAGCGGATCGGTAAACCGAAACGGCTGACCCCGGCAGCCATCGACGTCCTCTGTCAATACAATTACCCGGGCAACGTTCGTGAGCTGATGAATATCTGTGAGCGGCTGGTGGTCATGGCCGAGGGCGAGCTGATTGACGTCGATGAACTGCCCCAGACCGTCATCGCCCAGAACGAAAACAGCGTCGGCATCTTCCTCACCGAATGGCCCCGCGAAATGACCATGGAACAGATCGTCGAAAGCGTGGAACGGCATGTTATTCTGAAGACCGCTCAACGCTTTCACAAACAGCTCGATATCGCGGCCGAACTGGGCATGAGCCAG